From one Pedobacter faecalis genomic stretch:
- a CDS encoding O-succinylhomoserine sulfhydrylase yields MQEENFETLAIRLQAERSQYKEHSVPLYLTSSYKFDDAEDMRALFANEKEGNVYSRYANPNTDELIGKMAALEGSETGWATASGMAAIFTTFAAFLKSGDHVLSSRSVFGSTHQLLNNVFSKWGVTYTYADLDKPEQWESGVKPNTRIIFVETPSNPGIDIIDLEWLAGFAKKHNALLVVDNCFATPYLQQPIRLGADISIHSATKFIDGQGRTLGGIILGSKALIKEIEGFARHSGPSMSPFNAWVLSKSLETLAVRMDRHCENALKVAEFLEEHPKIDRVMYPFLKSHPQYEIAKKQMKLGGGIVTLVVSGGAAAASAFMDKLKMFSISANLGDTRSIATHPATSTHSKLTEEERLQVGIEQGTIRLSIGLEHVDDILRDIAQALGQ; encoded by the coding sequence ATGCAGGAAGAAAACTTTGAAACCCTTGCCATTCGTTTACAGGCCGAAAGAAGCCAGTATAAAGAACACTCTGTTCCGCTCTATCTTACCTCAAGCTATAAGTTTGACGATGCTGAAGATATGCGGGCTTTGTTTGCAAACGAGAAGGAGGGCAATGTATACAGCCGTTATGCCAATCCAAATACCGACGAACTGATCGGAAAAATGGCAGCGCTGGAAGGGTCGGAGACCGGCTGGGCTACTGCAAGTGGTATGGCGGCGATCTTTACAACCTTTGCGGCCTTCCTGAAATCGGGCGATCATGTGCTTTCCAGTCGCTCTGTGTTTGGTTCTACGCATCAACTGCTGAATAATGTGTTTTCGAAATGGGGTGTTACCTATACCTATGCCGATCTTGATAAACCTGAACAATGGGAAAGCGGCGTAAAGCCCAATACGCGGATTATTTTCGTGGAAACTCCATCCAATCCGGGCATAGACATTATTGACCTTGAGTGGCTGGCTGGCTTTGCTAAAAAGCACAATGCTTTACTGGTAGTGGATAACTGTTTCGCAACCCCTTATCTGCAGCAGCCTATCAGGCTTGGGGCAGATATTTCCATACATTCTGCAACAAAGTTTATTGACGGACAAGGCCGTACACTTGGCGGTATTATCCTTGGTTCTAAGGCTTTGATTAAGGAGATTGAAGGTTTTGCACGGCATAGCGGACCGTCGATGTCGCCTTTTAACGCCTGGGTACTCTCTAAAAGTTTGGAGACATTGGCGGTACGCATGGACAGGCATTGCGAAAACGCCTTGAAAGTGGCTGAGTTCCTGGAGGAGCATCCGAAAATTGACCGGGTGATGTACCCTTTCCTTAAATCGCATCCGCAATACGAGATCGCGAAAAAGCAAATGAAGCTCGGCGGTGGCATTGTAACCCTTGTGGTGAGCGGTGGTGCCGCAGCGGCAAGTGCTTTTATGGATAAACTGAAGATGTTTTCTATTTCTGCTAATCTGGGCGATACACGTTCTATTGCCACCCATCCGGCAACAAGTACGCATTCTAAA
- a CDS encoding OsmC family protein, with protein sequence MEINLIRKSGKFNFEAQNSGGFSVELDAKTEIGGEGKGFRPMEMLLIGLGGCSGIDMVNILAKQKEELNDIKIAIRAERREEIPSIFETVNIHFDLYGSLSAQKVERALSMTFEKYCSVANILERSAQLKYTYTIHQ encoded by the coding sequence ATGGAAATCAATCTGATAAGGAAAAGCGGTAAGTTTAATTTCGAAGCACAAAATTCGGGCGGTTTTTCGGTAGAACTGGATGCCAAGACCGAGATAGGTGGCGAAGGCAAGGGTTTCAGGCCCATGGAGATGCTGCTGATCGGTCTGGGCGGCTGCAGCGGTATAGATATGGTCAACATCCTTGCGAAACAGAAAGAGGAACTTAACGATATCAAGATTGCGATCCGCGCAGAGCGCCGAGAGGAAATCCCTTCTATATTTGAAACGGTCAACATACACTTCGACTTATACGGGTCGCTCAGCGCACAGAAAGTAGAGCGTGCCTTAAGCATGACTTTTGAGAAATATTGCTCGGTGGCCAACATACTGGAACGCTCGGCACAATTAAAATATACATACACTATACATCAGTAA
- the ispE gene encoding 4-(cytidine 5'-diphospho)-2-C-methyl-D-erythritol kinase, with protein sequence MLAFANAKINLGLNVTGKRPDGYHELQTVFYPVKIYDVVEITDAPETTFESYGIAIPGSQSENICLKAYECLKAHFEIPPQRITLLKNIPVGAGLGGGSSDAAFLMKLVNDKFKLGLTTAQLVEYVRPLGADCAFFIENKPVYATGKGDEFSPVELDLSDRFIVLIQPEIHVSTATAYAGVRPQEPAHALRELIELPLSSWAGHIKNDFETSVFERYPEIEQIKTKLYAAGATFASMSGSGSSVFGLFDHPVSLPELEGQYKVFYNV encoded by the coding sequence ATGCTCGCTTTTGCCAATGCTAAGATTAATCTGGGGCTCAATGTCACCGGTAAACGACCGGATGGTTATCACGAGCTTCAGACGGTATTCTATCCGGTGAAGATCTATGATGTGGTAGAAATCACCGATGCTCCTGAGACTACTTTCGAATCGTACGGCATCGCAATACCAGGCAGCCAAAGCGAAAATATCTGTCTGAAAGCCTATGAGTGCTTGAAGGCTCATTTCGAGATTCCGCCGCAACGCATTACCCTGCTAAAAAACATTCCGGTTGGTGCCGGACTGGGCGGGGGATCTTCCGATGCCGCCTTTTTAATGAAGCTCGTCAATGATAAATTCAAGCTTGGTCTAACTACAGCGCAGTTGGTAGAATATGTTCGTCCGCTAGGTGCAGATTGTGCTTTTTTTATTGAAAATAAGCCTGTGTACGCTACTGGCAAAGGCGATGAGTTCAGTCCTGTTGAACTGGATCTTTCCGACCGCTTCATCGTTTTGATCCAGCCTGAAATACATGTTTCTACGGCAACGGCATATGCAGGTGTTCGCCCTCAGGAACCAGCACATGCGCTGCGGGAACTTATTGAGCTGCCGCTGAGCAGTTGGGCTGGGCATATCAAAAATGATTTTGAGACCAGTGTTTTTGAACGATACCCTGAAATTGAACAAATTAAGACAAAACTTTACGCCGCGGGCGCTACATTTGCATCCATGAGCGGGAGTGGTTCTTCTGTATTCGGGCTGTTCGACCATCCGGTATCCCTTCCGGAACTGGAAGGCCAGTACAAAGTATTTTACAACGTTTGA
- a CDS encoding glycoside hydrolase family 95 protein translates to MRYISTLGLLFALLALPFGMRAQVKNKLLTGSDLKLWDSKPAGDWMTEAYPMGNGRIGGMVFGGITSDRIQFNEISLWTGDEQETGAYQAFGDILINLNTQRQGEAQGYRRELDIRNAVQTVSYTLGDTHFKREYFCSFPDSVIAISFTASKKQAYSGTITLKDAHEATAIVSGGQLIIKGKLENGMAYSARLLLKAEGGSVSADRGAKGNAELRFDKVNSFTILMSAATDYSNKRSKNWKGELPEIKLDRIFRKTSEKSFRQIKDRHIRDYQSLFGRFRLDLGSSSADILARPTVQRLSDYKNNPDPQLEALIAQYGRYLLISSSRKGGLPANLQGLWNHSNNPPWRSDYHSNINIQMNYWPAEPTNLSECHIPYLDYINSMREVKKANTQKQYPGVRGWTVKTENNIFGGESFSWNTPGSAWYAQAIWEHYAFTRDTGYLKNFAYPIIKEIAEFWDDHLKRRDNGTLVAPMGWSPEHGPTEDGVSHDQQIVWDLFTNYIEAADVLSADKPYRDRIADMRERLLKPKIGKWGQLQEWETDRDDPNDKHRHVSHLFGLHPGRQFSIAQTPELAKAAKVSLLARGDASTGWSMAWKMNFWARLHDGEHAYLILKNFITPVGGGGVDYNEGGGIYANLFCAHPPFQIDGNFGYTAGVAEMLVQSQTGSIEILPALPSAWKNGRVQGLRTRGNFEITDMAWRDGQVTSLKITAGSAGECRISGGGLNLSFQAKAGKTYTFRPENNR, encoded by the coding sequence ATGAGATATATAAGTACCCTCGGCCTTTTATTTGCCCTTCTCGCCCTGCCCTTTGGTATGCGTGCTCAAGTTAAAAACAAACTCCTCACAGGTTCAGACCTGAAGTTGTGGGACAGTAAGCCGGCGGGCGACTGGATGACGGAGGCCTACCCCATGGGCAACGGCCGCATCGGGGGAATGGTGTTCGGCGGTATAACATCCGACCGTATACAGTTCAATGAGATCAGTCTTTGGACCGGCGATGAGCAGGAAACTGGTGCCTACCAAGCATTCGGGGATATCCTGATCAATCTGAACACACAGCGGCAGGGCGAAGCACAAGGCTACCGCAGGGAACTGGATATACGCAATGCTGTGCAAACGGTTTCTTATACGCTTGGCGATACACACTTTAAACGGGAATACTTTTGCAGCTTTCCGGACAGCGTAATAGCCATATCGTTTACGGCCAGCAAGAAGCAGGCGTATAGCGGCACTATCACCTTAAAAGATGCACATGAAGCAACCGCAATTGTAAGCGGCGGGCAACTCATCATTAAGGGAAAGCTGGAAAATGGCATGGCATACAGCGCACGGCTCCTGCTTAAAGCCGAAGGCGGATCGGTATCTGCGGACAGGGGCGCCAAAGGCAACGCTGAATTGCGTTTCGACAAGGTAAATAGCTTTACCATCCTTATGTCGGCGGCTACCGACTACAGCAATAAGCGCAGCAAGAACTGGAAGGGCGAGTTGCCGGAGATAAAGCTCGACCGGATCTTCCGGAAAACTTCAGAAAAATCCTTCAGGCAGATAAAAGATCGTCATATCCGCGACTACCAGTCTCTGTTCGGCCGTTTTCGCCTCGACCTGGGTTCGAGTTCAGCGGACATCCTTGCCAGGCCTACCGTGCAGCGACTCAGCGACTACAAGAACAACCCTGATCCACAACTGGAAGCGCTTATTGCGCAGTACGGCCGTTACCTGCTCATCAGTTCGTCGAGAAAAGGCGGATTGCCAGCAAACTTGCAGGGGTTATGGAACCACAGCAACAATCCGCCCTGGCGCTCCGACTACCACTCCAACATCAATATACAAATGAATTACTGGCCGGCAGAGCCGACTAACCTTTCAGAATGCCATATCCCCTATCTCGATTACATCAACAGCATGCGTGAGGTAAAGAAAGCAAATACCCAAAAGCAATATCCTGGCGTTAGGGGCTGGACGGTAAAAACAGAGAACAACATTTTTGGCGGAGAAAGCTTTTCGTGGAATACGCCTGGAAGCGCCTGGTATGCACAGGCGATATGGGAACACTATGCCTTTACACGAGATACCGGTTACCTGAAAAACTTTGCCTACCCGATCATTAAAGAGATTGCGGAATTCTGGGACGACCACCTTAAACGTCGCGACAACGGGACACTGGTTGCCCCCATGGGCTGGTCGCCCGAACACGGCCCAACAGAAGATGGGGTCTCGCACGACCAGCAGATTGTTTGGGATTTGTTTACCAATTACATCGAGGCAGCTGATGTGCTTAGCGCCGATAAGCCCTATCGCGATCGTATTGCCGATATGCGAGAGCGACTGCTTAAGCCCAAAATCGGCAAATGGGGCCAGCTGCAGGAATGGGAAACCGACCGCGACGACCCGAACGATAAGCACCGACATGTATCGCACCTGTTTGGTCTGCACCCGGGCCGGCAGTTCAGCATTGCGCAGACGCCGGAGCTGGCGAAAGCCGCCAAGGTGAGCCTACTGGCCAGAGGCGATGCCTCTACTGGCTGGTCGATGGCCTGGAAAATGAATTTCTGGGCACGCCTGCACGATGGGGAACATGCTTACCTCATCCTAAAGAACTTCATTACGCCTGTGGGCGGAGGCGGGGTCGACTACAACGAAGGCGGCGGTATATACGCCAACCTCTTCTGCGCGCATCCGCCCTTTCAGATTGATGGCAACTTTGGCTATACCGCAGGCGTAGCCGAAATGCTTGTACAAAGTCAGACGGGCAGCATCGAAATACTCCCTGCCCTGCCCTCAGCCTGGAAGAACGGGCGGGTACAGGGGCTTCGCACACGAGGAAACTTCGAGATTACAGATATGGCGTGGAGAGATGGGCAAGTTACCAGCCTTAAGATAACGGCCGGTTCCGCAGGAGAATGCAGAATATCGGGTGGTGGACTGAACCTCAGCTTCCAGGCAAAGGCTGGAAAAACCTATACTTTTCGTCCTGAAAACAATCGCTGA
- a CDS encoding sugar MFS transporter, which translates to MTDKPLFTEKRFLVIIVFVTSLFLFWGIAISMADVLNKHFQNTMSLSRMQSGFVQFAVFGAYGVMGIPAGLFMKRFGYKKGVLLGLSLFAAGALLFIPAANLFSFPFFGIALFIVGCGLSTLETVAHPFVAALGDQRTSDLRINFAQTFNAVGTMLGPTIGGYFLLASHVEGSSDLTSVKTLYAVIGTVILLVAIAFSFVKVPPLTDPHAAEAVDPEAVNVDIAPGKKLFQHRHFVWAAIAQFFNVAAQAATWAFFINYAEEIVGFSHSKSSYLMGGLFMGAMLLGRVVGTTLMRFVAPNRLLATFALGNILMCIIVAQSLGMVSFVALILINFFFSIMFPTIFSLGLKNLGHHTQRASSFLSMGVVGGAFYPLLMGFVADHYGVANAYYTPIICYLIIFLFGFKFYKTGKA; encoded by the coding sequence ATGACCGACAAACCACTATTCACGGAAAAGAGATTCCTTGTAATTATTGTTTTTGTAACCTCACTCTTTTTGTTTTGGGGTATTGCCATCTCTATGGCAGATGTATTGAATAAGCACTTCCAGAACACGATGAGTCTCTCGCGTATGCAGTCGGGCTTTGTGCAGTTTGCCGTTTTCGGCGCGTACGGTGTCATGGGTATTCCGGCTGGATTATTCATGAAACGTTTCGGCTATAAGAAGGGGGTTCTGCTCGGGCTCTCGCTTTTTGCAGCGGGCGCTTTGCTTTTCATTCCTGCGGCCAATTTGTTTTCTTTCCCGTTTTTCGGGATCGCCTTATTTATCGTAGGCTGCGGATTATCGACACTGGAAACGGTGGCGCACCCTTTTGTAGCGGCATTGGGCGATCAGCGGACGAGCGACCTGCGGATTAACTTTGCGCAGACCTTTAATGCGGTGGGAACGATGCTCGGACCAACCATAGGTGGCTACTTTTTGCTGGCCAGCCATGTGGAGGGTAGTTCTGACCTGACCTCTGTAAAAACACTTTATGCGGTAATAGGTACGGTGATTCTGCTTGTGGCCATTGCTTTCTCGTTTGTGAAGGTGCCGCCACTTACCGATCCGCATGCTGCCGAGGCTGTAGATCCTGAGGCGGTAAACGTTGATATAGCGCCTGGTAAAAAGCTATTTCAGCACAGGCATTTTGTGTGGGCAGCTATAGCGCAGTTCTTCAATGTGGCCGCACAGGCAGCCACCTGGGCCTTCTTTATCAATTACGCTGAGGAGATCGTCGGATTCAGTCACTCAAAATCCTCTTATCTCATGGGCGGACTGTTCATGGGGGCTATGCTGTTAGGCCGGGTGGTGGGTACCACACTGATGCGATTTGTCGCACCAAACAGGCTTCTTGCCACTTTTGCCCTCGGTAATATATTGATGTGTATTATCGTAGCGCAGAGCCTTGGTATGGTGTCATTTGTTGCGCTTATCCTGATCAACTTCTTCTTCAGTATTATGTTCCCTACCATATTTAGTCTGGGACTTAAAAACCTGGGCCACCACACCCAGCGCGCTTCATCATTCCTCTCTATGGGCGTTGTGGGCGGTGCGTTTTATCCTTTACTTATGGGCTTTGTGGCCGATCATTATGGTGTGGCCAACGCCTACTATACGCCGATCATATGCTATCTGATCATCTTCCTTTTCGGGTTTAAGTTTTATAAGACCGGAAAAGCTTAA
- a CDS encoding DUF6496 domain-containing protein, with protein MAKYSKKASEKVEETMHEMKEGKLKSGSGKKVTSKKQAVAIGLSEAREEGAKVPKKKS; from the coding sequence ATGGCAAAGTATTCTAAAAAAGCATCAGAAAAAGTAGAAGAAACGATGCATGAAATGAAAGAAGGTAAACTGAAGTCGGGCAGTGGTAAGAAGGTCACGTCCAAAAAACAGGCCGTGGCTATCGGGTTATCCGAAGCACGTGAGGAGGGCGCCAAAGTGCCGAAGAAGAAATCTTGA
- a CDS encoding sterol desaturase family protein, which translates to MKKNFISNSRESIRMFKSPLLESLSKVPFYVPLIVFVPVILYFSWLSVAESGFAAFAFHLILGLFVWTLTEYVMHRFVFHFYPASEWGKRIHFIFHGVHHDYPNDAKRLVMPPSASIPLATLFYFLFKWTLPDDMLDGFFAGFIVGYLFYDMTHYMLHHAQFKSGAWKKLKQQHMLHHYSDPNTKYGVTSNLWDKVFGTK; encoded by the coding sequence ATGAAGAAGAATTTTATTTCCAACTCGAGGGAGTCTATCAGGATGTTCAAGAGTCCGCTCTTAGAAAGTCTTTCGAAGGTTCCTTTCTACGTGCCGCTCATCGTTTTTGTGCCGGTGATCCTTTATTTTTCCTGGCTTTCTGTTGCGGAGAGCGGATTTGCTGCCTTTGCGTTTCATCTGATTCTCGGGCTTTTTGTATGGACGCTGACGGAATATGTTATGCACAGGTTCGTCTTTCATTTCTATCCGGCGTCGGAGTGGGGCAAACGCATTCATTTTATCTTTCACGGGGTTCATCATGATTACCCTAACGATGCTAAACGCCTCGTGATGCCGCCTTCGGCAAGTATTCCGCTAGCCACGCTGTTTTACTTTCTCTTTAAATGGACGCTTCCGGACGATATGCTGGATGGTTTTTTTGCCGGTTTCATAGTGGGTTATCTTTTTTACGATATGACGCATTATATGCTGCACCATGCCCAGTTCAAAAGCGGAGCCTGGAAGAAGCTGAAGCAGCAGCATATGCTGCATCACTATAGCGATCCAAACACTAAGTACGGTGTAACCTCCAATTTGTGGGATAAGGTATTCGGTACCAAGTAA
- a CDS encoding pirin family protein has protein sequence MAQSILHLAASRDTSDFGWLKSAHTFSFGKHYNPERINFGALRVLNDDTVSGGMGFGEHPHDNMEIISIPLSGALKHEDSMGNVAIIEEGEIQVMSAGTGIYHKEFNKNHQETVQFLQIWLFPNQRNVTPRYQQLKYSERLTPNTFTQVLSPDANDEGVWIHQNAWFNIGKFDAETTVSYPLKNKDNGLYVFVINGSTIVEGQELHARDGYGVWETENISITASAGAEILLMEVPMNF, from the coding sequence ATGGCACAATCTATCTTACATTTGGCAGCATCGAGAGACACATCTGATTTCGGATGGCTTAAAAGCGCTCATACTTTTAGCTTTGGTAAACATTACAATCCTGAGCGCATCAACTTCGGCGCCTTGCGCGTTCTTAACGACGATACCGTTAGCGGTGGCATGGGCTTTGGCGAGCACCCGCACGACAACATGGAAATCATTTCCATCCCGCTGAGCGGCGCACTAAAGCATGAAGACAGCATGGGCAATGTAGCCATTATAGAGGAAGGCGAGATCCAAGTCATGAGCGCCGGGACAGGGATTTATCACAAGGAGTTCAATAAAAACCACCAGGAGACGGTTCAATTTCTGCAGATATGGCTGTTTCCAAATCAGCGGAACGTAACGCCAAGATATCAGCAGCTAAAATATAGTGAGCGTTTAACACCTAATACATTTACCCAGGTATTATCACCCGATGCAAATGATGAGGGGGTCTGGATACATCAGAACGCCTGGTTTAACATCGGAAAGTTCGATGCTGAAACGACGGTTAGTTACCCGCTAAAAAACAAAGACAATGGCTTATATGTATTTGTCATCAACGGGTCGACTATAGTTGAGGGCCAGGAACTTCATGCCAGAGACGGCTACGGTGTTTGGGAAACGGAAAACATCTCGATCACCGCAAGCGCAGGAGCTGAAATTCTTTTGATGGAAGTACCTATGAACTTTTAA
- a CDS encoding carboxypeptidase-like regulatory domain-containing protein, translating into MIRFILTLLLLSSAIFTGMAQQTFTISGFVKNSKGEPIEAATVFIDGSQSITRSGKDGGFAFKNLFPGTYQVVVNMMGYQPVKQSTNIQTISPVLDIRMADKAIILKEVVIGNNAAREKFMKIFIKNFIGESGNAKQCKLVNPQIIDFSTNKKIIEGVTDDFLIIDNQSLGYRIKYLLRHFRFNQATGTTSYDGQCIFEELEGSEAQKAVWQENRKLAYEGSLMHYFRAFYNNQLREEGFLTYSIKNGVNPMQIDPRPVLLDQIAYRADSTFVTIELPSRMYTVFDRKKAASADRNMDKESLEQYMEKTGSIMKPYLKQAKIDAKGSYVDYRSFLISGFWGRKRIGDQLPYEYQPE; encoded by the coding sequence ATGATCAGGTTTATATTAACGCTTCTCCTGCTATCGTCAGCCATTTTTACGGGTATGGCACAGCAAACCTTTACCATTTCCGGATTTGTAAAAAACAGCAAAGGGGAACCGATAGAAGCTGCCACTGTATTTATAGATGGTTCTCAAAGTATCACACGGTCGGGCAAAGACGGCGGCTTTGCATTCAAAAACCTATTTCCCGGCACTTATCAGGTGGTGGTTAATATGATGGGTTACCAGCCTGTGAAGCAAAGCACCAACATCCAGACGATTTCGCCTGTACTTGACATACGCATGGCCGATAAGGCAATAATCCTTAAAGAGGTCGTCATCGGAAATAACGCTGCCCGGGAAAAGTTTATGAAGATATTCATCAAGAACTTCATCGGAGAGTCGGGCAATGCCAAACAGTGTAAACTGGTTAATCCGCAGATCATCGATTTCAGCACGAACAAAAAAATTATTGAGGGCGTAACGGATGACTTTCTGATTATCGACAACCAGAGCTTAGGCTATCGAATCAAATATCTGTTGCGGCACTTCCGTTTTAACCAGGCTACGGGTACTACAAGCTACGACGGTCAGTGTATTTTTGAAGAACTGGAGGGCAGCGAAGCACAAAAGGCAGTCTGGCAGGAAAACAGGAAGCTAGCTTACGAAGGTTCGCTCATGCACTATTTCCGGGCTTTTTATAATAATCAACTCCGAGAAGAGGGCTTTCTCACCTACTCTATTAAGAACGGGGTTAATCCGATGCAGATTGACCCACGACCGGTTTTGCTTGACCAAATTGCTTACCGGGCTGACAGCACTTTCGTAACCATTGAACTGCCGAGTAGGATGTATACTGTTTTCGACCGCAAAAAAGCCGCATCCGCAGACCGGAACATGGATAAGGAAAGCCTCGAGCAATACATGGAAAAGACGGGGTCGATTATGAAACCCTATTTAAAACAGGCGAAGATCGATGCAAAAGGCAGCTATGTAGATTATCGGAGTTTTTTGATCAGCGGTTTTTGGGGACGCAAGCGTATTGGCGACCAGTTACCTTATGAGTATCAACCGGAGTAA
- a CDS encoding PKD domain-containing protein has protein sequence MKKLVKPLMFIFFATAIAACSKDTPVEVVEDEGTRPVVDFAVEPGDDPFTWKFTNNSSDFKEVTWRFGDDSVAYSNDPEHVYMTTGTFQVTLTATSESGKTSQYLREITIDPNEILGISATKTGTPNELAFKAQTDLDIESIEWRFTDTSTPTTKTFISDDLEPLYKVPTGVIVPARIQLTTKKGSVAIITKDASTEGIVTNFMDAMVGYTVTEDNTGNANENATKLFDKKDDNKFLIGWAADKEWNVTMEFSSAQTLKFYSIGNGNDSPERDPKIWTMEGSNDGENWTIVDSRSMEKHWTDQLLERGFPNTDAGLDWKKFYFAVSNPGSFKYYRLNINENFGGGAIQFGEVALFK, from the coding sequence ATGAAAAAATTAGTTAAACCGCTGATGTTTATCTTTTTTGCGACAGCAATTGCTGCCTGCTCTAAAGATACACCAGTCGAAGTCGTCGAAGACGAAGGGACCCGGCCCGTCGTTGACTTCGCAGTAGAACCAGGAGATGACCCATTTACCTGGAAGTTTACCAACAACTCGTCAGACTTTAAGGAAGTGACCTGGCGTTTTGGAGATGACAGTGTTGCCTACAGTAACGACCCCGAACACGTTTACATGACAACCGGTACATTTCAGGTTACGCTCACCGCTACTTCCGAATCTGGAAAAACTTCGCAGTATTTGAGAGAGATCACCATTGACCCGAATGAGATCTTAGGCATCAGTGCTACGAAAACCGGTACACCGAATGAGCTGGCTTTCAAGGCGCAAACGGATTTAGATATTGAATCTATTGAGTGGAGGTTCACCGATACTTCGACGCCAACAACTAAAACGTTTATTTCTGACGATTTGGAGCCCCTGTATAAGGTGCCTACCGGGGTAATTGTTCCGGCTAGAATCCAGCTGACCACAAAAAAGGGTTCTGTTGCAATCATTACCAAAGATGCCAGTACTGAAGGTATCGTGACCAATTTTATGGACGCGATGGTAGGGTATACCGTAACAGAAGACAATACCGGTAATGCCAATGAGAACGCAACAAAGTTGTTCGATAAAAAAGACGACAACAAGTTTCTGATTGGTTGGGCGGCAGATAAAGAGTGGAATGTAACTATGGAATTCTCGAGCGCTCAGACCTTGAAATTCTATAGCATCGGTAACGGAAACGATTCGCCAGAAAGAGACCCGAAAATCTGGACTATGGAAGGATCTAATGATGGCGAGAACTGGACAATTGTTGATTCGCGTTCTATGGAGAAACACTGGACAGACCAGTTACTGGAAAGGGGCTTTCCAAATACAGACGCCGGTCTGGACTGGAAGAAGTTCTACTTTGCGGTTAGCAACCCTGGATCTTTCAAATACTACCGCTTAAATATCAATGAGAACTTCGGCGGGGGTGCGATCCAGTTCGGTGAAGTAGCTCTGTTCAAGTAA